AAACCGCGCCGGCTTCTCCGCACGCGAACCGCTTACGGGCACCCGATGAAGCGTCACGCCCCCGGCCGCGCCGTCCCACGACTCGGCAAACAGGTGCGGCTCATGTCCCGCCGAGGCCAGCGCGGTCAGGAGGCGCTGCACATACAACTCCGCGCCGCCCGTCGCGGAAAACTGCCTCCGGATCAGCGCGAGCTTCATTCGTGGTTCTTCCCGGCGCCGGGCGTTCGGGGCGAGCAGTTCCAGATCAGATCGAGCGCGAACAGCGCGCGAATCCGGAAGGGCAGCCATGGAAACACCGGGATGCCCGTGCTGCCGCCGCCGAGCAGGTGGCCGGAGACGGGGTGAATCGCAATCCGGTCGAAGTGCGTCGCGAGCTCCTTGCGGAGCAGCGCGTGCGAATACGAGCGCAAATGTGACGGGTCGGTCTCGAAAGGACTGCCGAGCGCGAACTTAATCCGGTTGCGCAGCCGGAACGCGTTGGGCACCGATCCGATGTGCCGGCCGCCCGGACGCAGCACGCGCGCAATTTCCCCGAGCGCCTTCTGCGGAAATCGCACGTGCTCCATCACCTCGGAGAACACGACCACATCGAACGAAGCGTCCGCGAACGGCAGCGGTTCCACATCGACATCCACCCACCGGCCCTTGAGCCCGAGGCGCTGTTCGAACAACTCGAGCGCGTTCCGGTCCACGTCCACGCCCGTGACGCGATTCCCCGCGGCGAAGTGCTGGGTGAGATTGCCCGCGCGGCAGCCGACCTCGAGCACGTCGCCTCCCGTGCCGACCAGCCGCACAATCGTGTCACGCCGCGC
The Verrucomicrobiota bacterium DNA segment above includes these coding regions:
- a CDS encoding class I SAM-dependent methyltransferase, with the translated sequence MQQSPKEQVAAFYEAHQSRGKYDYFYGGAARRDTIVRLVGTGGDVLEVGCRAGNLTQHFAAGNRVTGVDVDRNALELFEQRLGLKGRWVDVDVEPLPFADASFDVVVFSEVMEHVRFPQKALGEIARVLRPGGRHIGSVPNAFRLRNRIKFALGSPFETDPSHLRSYSHALLRKELATHFDRIAIHPVSGHLLGGGSTGIPVFPWLPFRIRALFALDLIWNCSPRTPGAGKNHE